One genomic window of Paeniglutamicibacter sp. Y32M11 includes the following:
- a CDS encoding NtaA/DmoA family FMN-dependent monooxygenase (This protein belongs to a clade of FMN-dependent monooxygenases, within a broader family of flavin-dependent oxidoreductases, the luciferase-like monooxygenase (LMM) family, some of whose members use coenzyme F420 rather than FMN.) encodes MGTFDVRPRLLLSAFLMNTPSHILGGQWRHPEAQQHRFNELKLWVDLAKQLEDAKFDNMFFADVVGLYGNHEGGWASMVRKGMQVPSHDPLVLLSALAATTSEIGLAMTSSVVQAAPFQFARQLSTLDHLSNGRVAWNIVTSVLENSHRNFGAAGLTAHDDRYDWAEEYVEATYKLWEGSWEDDAVLADKESGIFADPAKINKIHHQGKRYSIEGPHLALPSPQRTPFLFQAGSSARGKQFAAEHAEATFLFAPHPEYVAKQVGKIRELEAAAGRAVGDVKVFAGLSFVVGSTEEEAKRKEAEYDEYLDLDAIVAHIGGGIGIDLGGLDLDTPLGDVQTEGARGVLEAAIASVPGGKPTIGDLARYRAKAQQISGTPEQIVDQIEDWQDAGMDGLNIMNQILPGSYSDFIEGILPELHKRGLAQTEYTPGTLREKVFGRGPRLESSHPAAKFRGAFAEHSAAKSELPLQPAR; translated from the coding sequence ATGGGTACCTTTGACGTGCGGCCCCGGCTGCTGCTGAGCGCATTCCTGATGAATACCCCGAGCCACATCCTGGGTGGACAGTGGCGGCACCCCGAGGCCCAGCAGCACCGCTTCAACGAGCTCAAGCTCTGGGTGGACTTGGCAAAGCAGCTCGAGGACGCCAAGTTCGACAACATGTTCTTTGCCGACGTGGTGGGTCTGTATGGCAACCATGAAGGTGGCTGGGCATCGATGGTTCGCAAGGGCATGCAGGTTCCCTCGCATGACCCGTTGGTGTTGCTCTCCGCCCTTGCCGCGACCACCAGCGAAATCGGACTGGCGATGACCAGCTCGGTGGTACAGGCCGCGCCGTTCCAGTTCGCGCGTCAGCTCTCCACCCTTGACCACCTCTCCAACGGCCGTGTCGCGTGGAACATCGTGACCAGCGTGCTAGAGAACTCGCACCGGAATTTCGGGGCCGCGGGGCTGACCGCCCACGACGACCGCTACGACTGGGCCGAAGAATACGTGGAGGCCACCTACAAATTGTGGGAGGGCTCATGGGAAGACGATGCGGTCCTGGCCGACAAAGAATCCGGAATTTTTGCCGATCCGGCCAAGATCAACAAGATCCACCACCAGGGCAAGCGATACTCCATCGAAGGCCCGCACTTGGCCCTGCCAAGCCCGCAGCGCACGCCGTTCCTTTTCCAGGCAGGTTCCTCCGCACGCGGCAAGCAATTCGCTGCCGAGCACGCGGAGGCGACCTTCCTCTTTGCCCCGCATCCGGAGTACGTGGCCAAGCAAGTGGGCAAGATCCGCGAGCTTGAGGCGGCTGCAGGGCGTGCCGTGGGAGATGTCAAGGTCTTCGCAGGACTCTCCTTCGTCGTCGGCAGCACCGAGGAAGAAGCCAAACGCAAGGAAGCCGAGTACGACGAGTACCTCGATCTGGATGCAATCGTTGCCCACATTGGTGGCGGAATCGGGATCGACCTTGGCGGGCTGGATCTTGACACACCGCTGGGCGACGTTCAGACCGAGGGCGCTCGCGGCGTCCTCGAGGCGGCCATCGCCTCGGTGCCCGGCGGCAAGCCAACCATCGGCGACCTCGCCCGCTACCGAGCCAAGGCGCAGCAGATCTCCGGCACCCCGGAACAGATTGTGGACCAGATCGAAGACTGGCAAGATGCGGGCATGGACGGGCTGAACATCATGAACCAGATCCTTCCCGGCTCATACTCCGACTTCATCGAGGGGATCTTGCCCGAACTGCACAAGCGCGGCTTGGCGCAAACCGAGTACACCCCGGGAACCCTGCGCGAAAAGGTCTTCGGGCGTGGTCCACGCCTTGAAAGTAGCCATCCGGCCGCGAAGTTTCGGGGGGCTTTTGCGGAACACTCAGCAGCAAAGAGCGAGCTGCCGCTTCAGCCCGCGCGCTAG